One Pseudomonadota bacterium genomic region harbors:
- a CDS encoding ABC transporter ATP-binding protein, with protein sequence MSKASIIRLENVKKVFYTDELETHALSDVSFSIEEGDFVSIAGPSGSGKSTLLSILGLLDTLSSGKYHLAGHDTETLKKAERAAIRNKEIGFIFQSFNLISDLSVEENVELPLTYRTQLKRAERRDMVASALKRVEMDHRKGHFPSQLSGGQQQRVAIARAVAGKPAVLLADEPTGNLDSGNAAIVMDLLTQLNKDGATICMVTHDPRSEQFANRIIRILDGKLEQDVAQREPREELVSLVEEV encoded by the coding sequence GTGAGCAAAGCATCGATCATTCGCCTCGAAAACGTAAAGAAGGTCTTTTACACCGACGAGCTTGAAACTCACGCGCTGAGCGACGTGTCGTTCTCCATTGAGGAGGGGGATTTCGTCTCGATCGCTGGGCCGTCGGGCAGCGGAAAGTCCACGTTGCTTTCGATCCTCGGTCTGCTCGATACGCTGAGCTCCGGGAAGTATCACCTAGCGGGGCACGACACAGAGACCCTGAAAAAGGCCGAGCGCGCCGCTATTCGAAACAAGGAAATTGGCTTCATTTTTCAGTCATTCAACTTAATTAGTGATCTCAGCGTCGAGGAGAACGTGGAACTGCCGCTGACGTATCGCACACAGCTAAAGCGCGCAGAACGGCGAGACATGGTGGCGAGCGCGTTGAAGAGGGTCGAGATGGACCATCGCAAAGGGCACTTCCCCTCGCAACTGTCTGGGGGGCAGCAGCAACGGGTGGCGATAGCCCGAGCCGTAGCCGGAAAACCTGCAGTGCTGCTCGCGGATGAACCGACCGGAAACCTGGACTCCGGCAACGCTGCGATCGTGATGGATCTGCTCACGCAATTGAACAAGGACGGCGCCACCATTTGCATGGTGACTCACGATCCTCGCTCCGAGCAGTTCGCCAATCGAATCATCAGGATCTTGGATGGCAAGTTAGAGCAGGATGTCGCACAGCGCGAGCCAAGGGAAGAATTGGTCAGCTTGGTTGAAGAGGTGTAG
- a CDS encoding acyltransferase: protein MQRDPGIDHVRILLTVLVILHHIAIVYGGAGDWYWIQADEAKLHLIAFNTVNQSFFMGFFFLISGYFSQASIEGKGPKRFLRDRLIRLGIPLAVYFLFISPFTIALASTEGYETIFADQAKLMRALVFEPGPMWFVMALLLFSLPLCALHAWRPKLIVGISKTPSAPALAAILLLVGLLTFLLRQITPVGETYFWFQLGYFPMYVVLFALGVHAHSKRLLSRVSAKSLTCWLPISIALVLALPVLLALGPDREAFLGGMNPYALMYALWEPFTATGIILSLLYLLVVRLNQPNTVMAFLSPLVYSIYIIHPPVVVAVSRLLSTSDLGYPVTMLGNATLSVCLCVLFSWLLLKVPYVARVL from the coding sequence TGGAATTGATCATGTGCGGATACTGCTGACCGTCTTGGTGATACTTCACCATATCGCGATCGTCTACGGTGGCGCCGGAGACTGGTACTGGATTCAAGCGGATGAGGCCAAGCTGCATCTCATTGCGTTTAATACCGTCAACCAGTCCTTCTTCATGGGTTTCTTCTTTCTGATCTCTGGCTACTTCTCTCAGGCGTCGATCGAAGGCAAGGGCCCTAAGCGATTTCTTCGAGATCGCCTAATCCGGCTGGGCATTCCCTTGGCTGTCTACTTTCTGTTTATTTCCCCCTTTACGATTGCCCTGGCGAGCACAGAAGGCTACGAGACCATCTTTGCGGATCAGGCTAAACTGATGCGGGCATTGGTGTTCGAACCCGGCCCTATGTGGTTCGTAATGGCCCTTCTGCTGTTCTCGCTGCCCCTATGCGCCCTGCACGCCTGGCGGCCGAAGCTAATCGTTGGCATAAGCAAGACACCCAGTGCGCCGGCTCTGGCCGCCATTCTCCTGCTTGTCGGACTGCTCACATTCCTCTTGCGACAGATTACGCCTGTGGGTGAAACCTACTTTTGGTTCCAGCTCGGCTACTTCCCGATGTACGTCGTACTGTTTGCCCTTGGTGTCCACGCACACTCCAAGAGGCTGCTTAGTCGTGTAAGCGCAAAATCCCTCACGTGCTGGCTGCCCATATCCATTGCGTTGGTGCTTGCACTCCCGGTGTTGCTCGCGCTTGGCCCGGATCGAGAGGCCTTCCTTGGCGGGATGAACCCGTATGCGCTGATGTACGCCCTCTGGGAGCCGTTTACCGCAACGGGCATCATCCTTAGCCTGCTTTATCTGCTTGTGGTTAGGCTCAACCAACCGAACACCGTCATGGCTTTCCTGTCGCCTCTTGTGTACAGCATCTACATCATCCATCCACCCGTTGTCGTAGCGGTGAGTCGGCTCCTGTCGACCTCTGATCTTGGGTACCCGGTAACCATGTTGGGCAACGCTACACTTAGCGTGTGCCTCTGTGTCCTCTTTTCCTGGCTACTGCTCAAGGTTCCCTACGTGGCCCGAGTGCTTTAG
- a CDS encoding cupin-like domain-containing protein: MATLLRAESVEELPDNFRRGEIRSVVGKDLFDNRVFDWSLEYLAENHGDVPVSTHSKFNGKEFAYDSLPMAEFQSRIESVVGNEKYLASEDKGPLYGVLNSKRVHNSKLVAGPLEKLHRHQLNFLWLGMSPGGLHCDYFDNVLMQLHGKKRIIIFKPEVSDEISQETYVKLPSSQDILSPDNIRACPWIDPANYYDVTLNPGEAVSIPNRAYHSASAITADSVSLNVFFTPKIGGGCVSPYGRKEDGNPWWLTNAVMSLSGIYFRLTNRSLLKTGHYETF, from the coding sequence ATGGCCACACTATTAAGAGCAGAATCGGTCGAAGAATTGCCGGACAACTTTCGTCGCGGCGAAATTAGATCCGTCGTTGGAAAAGACCTGTTCGATAACCGTGTTTTTGATTGGTCCCTGGAATACCTTGCTGAGAATCACGGGGATGTGCCCGTAAGCACACATTCGAAGTTCAACGGCAAGGAGTTTGCGTACGATAGCCTGCCAATGGCTGAGTTTCAGTCCCGAATTGAAAGCGTGGTAGGAAACGAGAAGTACCTTGCCTCGGAAGACAAGGGCCCGTTGTATGGCGTCCTCAATTCCAAGCGCGTTCACAACAGCAAGCTCGTTGCTGGGCCCTTGGAAAAGCTCCACCGCCATCAATTGAATTTTTTGTGGCTGGGCATGTCGCCAGGCGGACTGCACTGTGACTACTTTGACAATGTGCTCATGCAGCTCCACGGAAAAAAGAGAATAATCATCTTCAAGCCCGAGGTGTCGGACGAAATTTCACAGGAGACCTACGTGAAGTTGCCTTCGAGTCAAGACATCTTGTCGCCAGATAACATCAGGGCCTGTCCCTGGATCGATCCGGCGAACTACTACGATGTTACATTGAATCCTGGGGAGGCGGTTTCCATTCCTAACAGGGCGTATCACTCCGCGAGTGCGATAACGGCTGACTCTGTCTCGTTAAACGTATTCTTCACGCCAAAAATTGGGGGTGGATGCGTAAGTCCATACGGGAGGAAAGAAGACGGTAACCCTTGGTGGCTTACTAACGCCGTCATGTCGCTATCGGGAATCTACTTTCGCTTAACGAATCGGTCTTTGTTGAAGACCGGGCACTACGAGACCTTTTAG
- a CDS encoding HlyD family efflux transporter periplasmic adaptor subunit, with product MRAACGQSYRVENASSNWELVGALTMDIKREKKQRSQKPLVVAAAALGLCVLVGFYLGLLERGDYVVQSDNLTFGKVRKGPIDVRIRGSGVLRPAEVNWLAANVQGRVSKLYVKPGRIVAEGEIIAQLENVELSYRLDEMRWELEALAAELRASRAEDETELLELESVVLEAKLDYEKSRVEYESRVTLRKITEGLVAEVEYQQARLDTIQTKQRWEFEEKRLAKMRDNMQVKQQALEARIEKTKKIAERIQDQVDDLTIRATIDSVVQNVEIENGQRVNIGDNIAVLARQDDLIAELQVPELQVREVVIGQPVEVDTRNSKMYGTVSRIDPAVVNGNVQVDVFLNTPLSSDARPELAVDGVITVASVDRTLYVDKPIYSQRKSDSFAFLLTPDRNFVEKTKVQWGVSSVNTIEVLEGLREGDEIVVSDSTRWEMHSKVRVH from the coding sequence TTGCGTGCAGCTTGTGGCCAATCCTATCGTGTTGAAAACGCGAGCTCCAATTGGGAATTAGTCGGTGCCTTAACGATGGATATCAAGCGAGAGAAGAAGCAGCGTTCACAAAAGCCCCTCGTGGTGGCGGCGGCTGCGTTGGGACTTTGCGTGCTCGTCGGGTTCTACTTGGGACTCTTGGAACGCGGGGACTACGTGGTCCAATCAGATAATTTGACGTTCGGAAAGGTCAGAAAAGGACCGATCGACGTTCGCATCCGCGGTAGCGGCGTTTTGCGGCCCGCGGAGGTGAATTGGCTGGCGGCTAACGTGCAGGGACGTGTCAGCAAGCTGTACGTTAAGCCTGGTCGAATCGTTGCCGAGGGCGAGATCATCGCGCAGTTGGAGAACGTTGAACTCTCCTATCGCCTTGACGAGATGCGCTGGGAACTCGAGGCCCTTGCAGCAGAGTTGCGTGCGAGTCGGGCAGAGGACGAGACGGAACTGCTCGAGCTGGAATCGGTCGTGCTCGAGGCCAAGCTCGACTACGAGAAGAGTCGCGTTGAGTACGAAAGCCGGGTAACGCTGCGCAAGATTACGGAAGGGCTGGTTGCGGAGGTCGAGTATCAGCAGGCCCGTCTGGATACGATTCAAACCAAGCAACGATGGGAATTCGAGGAGAAGCGCCTGGCTAAGATGCGGGACAACATGCAGGTAAAGCAGCAGGCGTTGGAGGCGCGGATCGAGAAGACCAAGAAGATTGCAGAGCGTATTCAGGACCAAGTCGATGACCTCACAATCCGGGCGACGATTGATAGCGTTGTGCAGAACGTAGAGATCGAGAATGGGCAACGGGTGAATATCGGCGACAACATCGCCGTGCTCGCTCGGCAAGACGATCTAATCGCAGAGCTCCAGGTCCCGGAGCTTCAGGTTCGAGAGGTGGTGATCGGGCAGCCGGTCGAGGTGGATACGCGGAACAGCAAAATGTACGGCACGGTGTCACGGATCGATCCTGCAGTGGTCAACGGCAATGTCCAAGTGGACGTTTTCCTGAACACGCCGCTGTCAAGTGACGCGCGGCCTGAGCTTGCTGTCGATGGGGTGATCACCGTGGCTAGCGTCGATCGTACCCTCTACGTCGATAAGCCAATCTACTCGCAGCGGAAATCAGACTCGTTTGCGTTCTTGTTGACTCCGGACCGTAACTTCGTTGAGAAAACGAAAGTGCAGTGGGGCGTTTCTTCGGTCAACACGATCGAGGTACTTGAGGGTTTGCGTGAAGGGGACGAAATCGTTGTGTCCGACTCCACGCGCTGGGAAATGCATTCGAAAGTCCGAGTACATTAG
- a CDS encoding ABC transporter permease yields MLSLSDFKYALRLLLKQPKFSLLIVSVVTAGIAMSVFLFSFLNALAYKALPFEDGDEIVVFDRTINGVWNQGGDLDILDAMEIRNALEGFREFTLYDETIGNVSGRDGAQQFTMIRAEPQIFEFTRVEPVLGRRFTQAEDQRGAEAVAVISHDLWQSRFGGSERVIDEVITLNSRQTRIVGVMPEGYYFPSAADIWVPMQADTRVARGQGNSANLLARLVPGTDAGQATRQLNVIMERLADRYPNTNEGVGAYFTSLPMSILGQDAGPFLKALQVAGVFLLVLAAVNAGNLLFARALERSKEIAIRIAIGAPQRRLVMQFMWESITITAVAGVLALAIVALGLEGAERATASFVEGKPAFWWQMGVDAYTVSILTSFVVGTILVTGLLPALKSTTTNVGDALKDGTRGALGKREGVLAKLFVVSQILLSSALLIASGIMVVGTWKATQANYGAETDQFYTARIRLPDNTYLDGEKRINFVNRLQQELEYAEGIGKVAVMSELPGVYTWRTSMAIEGRVYDQSNSYPRINYVSVTPESLSNIGVDLRSGRYFNSSDKQVDGRTAIVTTSFVEQYLPDEDPIGSRLRIVDVDGDQVNWVTIVGVVEHTIQGEPFSSIARSATVFRPYSQQTREGLFVALENVSSKATVVKSMRAVVNRLDPEIAPFSIRSYRELIQQNTAKVGFVSEVFLILGGVAGLLAACGIFGVLSNAIIRKTQQIGVKQALGATDAAVYKESLASGIFQMLWGLVPGVAVGAFIGFSLGGLLNTGLSALVSISALVVTSVLVAVVLSVWVPVRKILQRVPADLLRYE; encoded by the coding sequence ATGCTTTCGCTTAGCGATTTCAAGTACGCGTTACGGTTGCTGTTAAAGCAACCGAAGTTCTCTCTGCTGATCGTGTCCGTGGTGACAGCGGGCATCGCCATGAGCGTGTTCCTGTTCTCGTTTCTGAACGCACTCGCCTACAAGGCCTTACCGTTTGAAGACGGCGATGAGATCGTCGTCTTCGATCGGACGATCAACGGTGTATGGAACCAGGGTGGCGACCTGGACATCCTCGATGCCATGGAAATCCGAAACGCTCTGGAGGGGTTTCGCGAGTTTACGCTCTACGATGAGACCATCGGCAACGTATCCGGTCGAGACGGCGCTCAGCAGTTCACGATGATTCGGGCGGAGCCGCAGATATTCGAATTCACGCGCGTGGAACCGGTGCTTGGTCGGCGCTTTACGCAGGCGGAAGACCAACGCGGGGCAGAGGCGGTTGCTGTGATCAGCCACGATCTTTGGCAATCTCGCTTTGGCGGCAGCGAACGCGTGATCGATGAGGTAATTACGCTAAACAGCCGTCAGACACGCATTGTGGGTGTTATGCCCGAGGGCTACTACTTCCCAAGCGCCGCGGATATATGGGTGCCGATGCAGGCGGACACTCGCGTTGCGCGAGGGCAGGGGAACAGCGCCAATCTGCTCGCGCGACTGGTGCCCGGCACCGATGCTGGGCAGGCAACGCGACAGCTCAATGTCATCATGGAGCGACTGGCTGACAGGTACCCGAACACCAACGAGGGCGTTGGTGCGTACTTCACTTCGCTTCCCATGTCGATCCTCGGACAAGACGCGGGTCCGTTTCTCAAGGCCTTGCAGGTGGCCGGCGTATTCCTGTTGGTGTTGGCGGCCGTCAATGCCGGGAACCTCCTCTTTGCGCGCGCACTTGAACGCTCGAAGGAGATAGCCATCCGTATCGCCATTGGTGCACCGCAGAGACGGTTGGTGATGCAGTTCATGTGGGAGAGCATCACCATCACGGCGGTAGCGGGCGTGCTCGCGCTGGCGATCGTAGCCTTGGGATTGGAAGGGGCTGAGCGCGCCACTGCGAGCTTCGTCGAGGGTAAGCCAGCGTTCTGGTGGCAGATGGGCGTGGACGCCTACACGGTGAGCATACTCACTAGCTTTGTGGTCGGAACGATTCTTGTGACCGGCCTGTTGCCGGCCCTCAAATCCACCACGACCAACGTGGGCGACGCCTTGAAGGACGGGACCCGTGGGGCCCTAGGTAAGCGGGAGGGGGTGCTCGCTAAGCTCTTTGTGGTGAGTCAGATTCTGCTGTCTTCGGCGCTGTTGATCGCGTCCGGAATCATGGTGGTGGGAACCTGGAAGGCGACGCAGGCGAACTACGGTGCAGAGACCGATCAGTTCTATACGGCAAGGATTCGACTGCCCGACAACACTTACCTCGACGGTGAAAAGCGGATCAATTTTGTGAATCGGCTGCAACAGGAGCTGGAGTACGCGGAGGGTATCGGCAAGGTGGCTGTCATGTCGGAGTTGCCCGGTGTCTACACGTGGCGTACCTCCATGGCAATCGAGGGCCGTGTCTACGACCAGAGCAATAGCTACCCGCGGATCAACTATGTCTCCGTGACGCCCGAGTCCCTGAGCAACATCGGCGTTGACTTGCGTTCGGGGCGCTATTTCAACAGCTCCGATAAGCAGGTCGACGGCCGCACAGCCATCGTCACAACCTCCTTTGTAGAGCAGTACTTGCCGGACGAGGATCCTATCGGCTCCAGGTTGCGCATCGTGGATGTGGACGGTGATCAGGTCAATTGGGTGACGATCGTTGGCGTGGTGGAGCACACGATTCAAGGCGAGCCGTTTTCGTCAATCGCACGCTCCGCCACGGTGTTTCGACCCTACTCGCAACAAACGCGTGAGGGTCTCTTCGTAGCGCTCGAGAACGTTTCGTCAAAGGCGACCGTGGTGAAGAGTATGCGCGCCGTCGTGAACCGGCTGGATCCGGAGATCGCGCCGTTTTCCATTCGCTCTTACCGAGAGCTGATCCAGCAGAATACGGCCAAGGTGGGTTTCGTGAGTGAGGTTTTCCTCATTCTCGGAGGTGTAGCTGGGTTGCTTGCAGCGTGTGGGATTTTTGGCGTTCTGTCGAATGCGATCATTCGCAAGACGCAGCAGATCGGCGTCAAGCAAGCGCTGGGAGCAACGGACGCCGCTGTCTACAAGGAAAGCTTGGCTTCTGGGATCTTTCAGATGTTGTGGGGGCTCGTGCCGGGCGTGGCGGTAGGGGCGTTTATCGGCTTTAGCCTTGGGGGCTTGCTCAACACGGGCCTCTCGGCGCTGGTCAGCATCTCTGCCCTGGTGGTGACTTCGGTTCTCGTTGCCGTGGTGCTTTCCGTGTGGGTACCGGTGCGTAAGATCTTGCAGCGGGTTCCCGCAGACTTGCTCCGCTACGAGTAG